One genomic segment of Tripterygium wilfordii isolate XIE 37 chromosome 9, ASM1340144v1, whole genome shotgun sequence includes these proteins:
- the LOC120005572 gene encoding topless-related protein 4-like isoform X4, translated as MASLSRELVFLILQFLDEEKFKETVHVLEQDSGFFFNIGYFEDLVKIGEWEQLEKYLSGFTKVDDNRYSMKIFFEIRKQKYLEALDRRDRAKAVDILVKDLKVFSAFNEELFKEITQLMTLENFRNNEQLSKYEDTKSARAIMVVELKKLIEANPIFRDKLQFPELKSSRLRMLINQSLNWQHQLCKNPRPNPDIKTLFVDHICGQLNGARAPSPVTNTLMGVVPKAAGGFPSLSTHNACLQPFQPAPAALPTSLVGWMANPSPVSHPTASSGPIGLTVTNNADAAILKRPRTPPTNKPAMDYQTEDTSHMLKRSRPFGISDEVNNLPVNILPNDYASRGQGSSSDGLPKTVVMSLNQGSPVKSMDFHPLKPNLLIVGTNKGDVMVWELVSQEKIALKNFKVRDLGACSMVLQESLANDYTASVNRVIWSPDGAYVGIAYSKHIVHTYHGDDLQNHLEIEAHVGSVNDLAFSYPNKQLCIVTCGDDRAIKVWDADTGVNQYTFEGHEAIVYSVCPHYQKNIQFIFSTDVDGKIKAWLYDTPGSRVDYDAPGHSSTKMAYSGDGKRFRLFSCGTNKEGESYLVEWNESKGEVKRTYIGLGKRSAEVVQFDTTKNRFLAAGDEFTIKFWDMDNDNQLTSTDADGGLPASPCIRFNKDGILLAVSTNDNGVKILANADGIRLLRIVENRTFDASRAASAAVVKASATGTFGSANSTAGPTIGDKAGSGAAVVGMNNDDRSFNNVKPRIADESVEKSRFWKLTEVNEPSQCRSLRLPDNLQPAKVCRLIYTNSGLCILALASNGMHKLWKWQKNDRMIKATASIVPQLWQHSSGILMTNDLPSPNLLAEDVSCFALSKNDSYVMSASGGKISLFNMLTFKTMTTFMSPPPAATFLAFHPQDNNIIAIGMEDSSIQIYNVRVDEVKTKLNGHQRRITGLAFSNFLNVLVSSGADNQMCGRSIPAGSCNFQLGDPQILMQTPVFNFTMIRSICLQFMKLR; from the exons ATGGCATCGCTCAGCAGAGAACTCGTGTTTCtcatacttcagtttctggatGAAGAGAAGTTCAAAGAGACTGTTCACGT GTTGGAGCAAGACTCGggttttttcttcaatattggGTATTTTGAGGATTTGGTGAAAATTGGGGAATGGGAGCAGCTGGAGAAGTATCTATCTGGGTTCACAAAAGTTGATGATAACAGATATTCCATGAAGATATTTTTTGAGATCAGAAAGCAGAAgtaccttgaagctttggacag aCGGGATCGGGCTAAAGCTGTGGATATTTTAGTCAAGGACTTAAAAGTGTTTTCTGCTTTTAATGAAGAGCTTTTCAAAGAAATCACGCAGCTAATGACGTTGGAAAACTTTAG AAATAATGAACAGTTATCTAAGTATGAAGATACTAAGTCGGCTCGCGCTATAATGGTTGTTGAACTCAAGAAGTTGATCGAAGCAAACCCTATTTTCCGTGATAAACTTCAGTTTCCAGAGTTGAAGAGTTCAAGATTGCGAATGCTGATCAACCAAAG TTTAAATTGGCAGCATCAGCTTTGTAAGAACCCCAGGCCAAATCCCGACATAAAGACGCTATTTGTGGACCACATTTGTGGACAGCTAAATGGTGCACGGGCCCCGTCTCCAGTTACGAATACCTTAATGGGTGTTGTCCCTAAGGCAGCCGGGGGTTTTCCATCACTCAGTACTCATAAT GCATGTTTGCAGCCATTTCAGCCTGCACCTGCTGCTCTTCCAACATCTCTTGTTGGATGGATGGCTAATCCATCTCCAGTGTCTCACCCTACAGCCTCTTCTGGACCCATAGGTCTGACAGTGACAAATAATGCAGATGCAG CTATATTGAAGCGTCCTAGGACTCCTCCTACTAACAAACCTGCTATGGACTACCAAACGGAAGACACTAGTCACATGTTGAAGAGATCAAGACCTTTTGGAATATCTGATGAG GTCAACAATCTGCCTGTCAACATTTTGCCCAATGATTATGCCAGCCGCGGTCAGGGTTCCTCTTCTGATGGCCTGCCCAAAACTGTTGTTATGTCATTAAATCAGGGTTCGCCTGTCAAGAGTATGGATTTTCATCCACTGAAACCAAATTTACTTATTG TTGGAACGAACAAGGGTGATGTCATGGTATGGGAATTGGTTAGCCAGGAAAAGATTGCTCTGAAAAACTTTAAGGTGCGGGATCTTGGAGCATGCTCAATGGTTCTTCAG gAATCCTTGGCCAATGATTATACTGCATCAGTTAACCGAGTGATCTGGAGTCCTGATGGAGCTTATGTTG GAATTGCATATTCTAAGCACATTGTTCACACGTACCATGGTGATGATCTACAGAATCACCTGGAG ATTGAGGCTCATGTCGGGAGCGTTAATGATCTTGCTTTCTCATATCCAAACAAGCAACTGTGCATCGTCACTTGTGGCGATGATAGGGCCATCAAG GTGTGGGATGCAGATACAGGTGTTAACCAATATACGTTCGAAGGTCATGAAGCGATTGTTTATTCTGTATGTCCACATTACCAGAAAAATATTCAG TTTATTTTTTCAACGGATGTAGATGGAAAAATAAAAGCATGGTTGTATGATACTCCGGGTTCGAGAGTTGACTATGATGCTCCGGGCCATTCATCTACTAAAATGGCGTACAGTGGTGATGGAAAAAG ATTTAGGTTATTCTCATGTGGCACAAATAAGGAAGGTGAGTCGTACTTGGTGGAATGGAATGAAAGTAAAGGTGAAGTTAAGCGTACTTACATCGGTCTTGGGAAGAGATCTGCGGaagttgtgcaatttgatacaacCAAGAATCGGTTCCTGGCTGCTGGTGATGAGTTCACGATCAAATTCTGGGATATGGACAATGATAACCAACTGACGAGCACTGATGCAGATGGTGGTCTACCG GCTTCTCCTTGTATTAGATTCAACAAGGATGGAATACTGCTTGCAGTGTCAACAAACGATAATGGTGTTAAAATTTTAGCTAATGCAGATGGGATAAGGCTCCTACGAATAGTGGAAAATCGCACTTTTGATGCTTCTAGAGCTGCTTCTGCAGCTGTTGTGAAG GCTTCGGCTACAGGCACATTTGGTTCTGCCAACTCAACTGCTGGACCAACCATTGGGGATAAAGCTGGTTCAGGGGCAGCTGTGGTTGGTATG AACAATGATGATAGAAGTTTCAACAATGTGAAGCCAAGAATTGCTGATGAGTCAGTAGAAAAATCAAGGTTCTGGAAACTGACAGAAGTCAATGAACCATCACAGTGCCGCTCCCTAAGGCTCCCTGATAATTTGCAACCTGCAAAG GTTTGCCGATTGATTTATACAAATTCAGGACTTTGCATACTGGCATTAGCTTCTAATGGAATGCACAAGCTCTGGAAATGGCAGAAAAATGATCGAATGATAAAG GCCACTGCTAGTATTGTACCACAGTTATGGCAACATTCTAGCGGAATATTGATGACTAATGATTTGCCCTCCCCAAACCTCCTCGCCGAAGACGTTTCATGCTTTGCACTTTCGAAAAATGACTCTTATGTTATGTCCGCATCAGGGGGGAAGATCTCTCTTTTTAATATGCTGACATTTAAG ACAATGACAACATTCATGTCCCCTCCACCAGCAGCAACATTTCTGGCTTTTCATCCTCAAGATAATAATATCATTGCTATAGGCATGGAGGATTCTTCTATCCAAATCTACAACGTTCGGGTTGATGAG GTCAAGACCAAATTAAATGGTCATCAGAGAAGGATTACTGGCCTTGCATTCTCTAACTTTTTAAATGTACTCGTTTCTTCAGGAGCTGACAACCAG ATGTGTGGGAGAAGCATACCAGCGGGTTCTTGCAACTTCCAACTGGGCGACCCACAAATCCTCATGCAGACACCCGTGTTCAATTTCACAATGATCAGATCCATCTGCTTGCAGTTCATGAAACTCAGATAG